The following proteins are co-located in the Peromyscus eremicus chromosome 13, PerEre_H2_v1, whole genome shotgun sequence genome:
- the Dusp28 gene encoding dual specificity phosphatase 28, which translates to MGTSEVAPPTFARVAPALFIGNARAASATELLVRAGITLCVNVSRQQPGPRAPGVAELRVPVFDDPAEDLLAHLEPTCAAMEAAVRDGGSCLVYCKNGRSRSAAVCTAYLMRHRGHSLERAFQMVKSARPVAEPNLGFWAQLQKYEQTLQAQALLPRDPADPE; encoded by the exons ATGGGCACCTCCGAGGTGGCACCGCCAACGTTCGCGCGCGTCGCCCCCGCGCTCTTCATCGGGAATGCGCGGGCCGCGAGTGCCACGGAGCTGCTGGTGCGCGCGGGCATCACTCTGTGCGTCAACGTCTCCCGCCAGCAGCCCGGGCCGCGCGCACCGGGAGTGGCCGAGCTGCGCGTACCGGTGTTCGACGACCCGGCCGAAGACCTGCTGGCGCACCTGGAGCCCACCTGCGCCGCCATGGAGGCCGCGGTGCGCGACGGCGGTTCCTGCCTCGTGTACTGCAAGAACGGCCGCAGCCGCTCGGCCGCCGTCTGCACCGCCTATCTCATGCGGCACCGCGGCCACAGCCTGGAGCGCGCATTCCAG ATGGTGAAGAGCGCTCGCCCGGTAGCCGAGCCCAATCTGGGTTTCTGGGCTCAGCTGCAGAAGTATGAACAGACCCTCCAAGCCCAGGCCCTCCTGCCCCGGGACCCCGCCGATCCCGAGTAA